A region of the Cyanobium usitatum str. Tous genome:
CCGAGCACTTTCCAGCAGGTGGTGTTGGTGATTAGCAGCCTGCTGCTGGCCCTGGCCATCGGGGTGCTGGCCGACCTGGGCCTGAGCTGGGCCCTGGGCCCGGACTGGGCCAGCAGCCTCGGCCTGATCGCCGCAGGCTGGGGGCTGTTCACAGCGCTCGCCAGTCGAGCCAGGGAAGACGGGGAATGATTGCCGGTGTGCGGGCCCGGTAGGTGGCGTAATCGGGATGGGCAAGCTCAAGGGCCCGCTCCTCGCGGCGCGCCTTACCGCCGAGCACGGCCACCAGGGCCAGCAGCAAGGCCAGATGCAGCAGGCTGCCCAGGGCCAAGCTCACCCCCAGCGAACAAAGCAGCACCGCTTGATAGAGGGGGTGACGGCAACGGCCGTAGGCCCCGCTTGTCACCAATGGGGCGCCAGGGATCGGATCAGGCAGGGGCGTAAGGCTGGAGCCCAGCCCCCAGAACGCCTGAGCCGCCAAGATCAAGCCCAGCAGCAGCAAAACGGCACCGGCCAGGGCTATCGGCAGGGGCCAGGCATAACCCCAGGCGCCGGGGGCAGGCCAGGGCGGCAGCAGGTGGGCGGCAATCAGGGCCAACTGGGCGAGCAGCCACCACTCACCGTGGCGGTTGTCTAGCCAGCCCCCCCAACTCAGGCCCCAGCGCTCAGGTTGGAATTTCGGCAAGTGGATCAAGATCCGGACCTCCAGCGCTGCCACCCAACACCAGTCTGAGCAGGATCGGCGCCAGGAAGGTGGTGCCGATCACCATCAGCAAGATTGCGGCCTCCAGCGGCTTGGTCAGCAGGCCAGCCTGGGTACCCAGGCCAAGAAAGATCAAGCCCACCTCGCCGCGGGGCATCATCCCCAAACCGACCACCAAGCGGTTGGTTTTCTCCTTGCTGAAGTAGCTCCAGCCGGTTGCCACCTTGCCGGCAATCGCCACGGTGAGCAGGAAGGCCGCCACGATCAATCCCTCCCGGTTTTCAGGGTTAAACGGATTGAGCACCGACAGATCCATGCCCGTACCAATCAGCACGAAGAAAATCGTGGCAAACAGGGCGACTAGGGGCTTAACGGTGTCCTGGATCGCATGGGTGTGCTTAGAAGAGCTAAGAATCAAGCCCGCAGCGAAAGCGCCAAGAGCCGCTTCCAGGCCGATCGCCTGGGCCACAAAGCAGCAGAGCGACAACACCACGAAGGCCGCCACCACCACTTCGCCAGGGGCCTTGAGCTGGTCGAGCAGCCAGTCGAACCCAGGAGCAGCAGTGCGGCTTAGGAACAGGGCCGCCGCCACAAACACTCCTGCCGCCGCAACCAACTTCAGGATCGGGCCCACGCTGAAGCCCTCTCCACCAGCCAGGCTCACCACCACAGCAAGGATCACGATGCCGAGAATGTCGTCGAGTACGGCCGCGCCGATCACCGTCTGACCCTCGCGGGTGCGCAGAAACTTCAACTCACCAAACACGCTGGCGGTGATGCCGATGCTGGTGGCAGTCATCGCCGCACCGGCGAAGATCGCTGGAATCAGGGGCACATGGAAGATGTAATAAAGGCCCGCAGTGCCTAGGGCAAAAGGAAGCACCACCCCAGTTACGGCAACGGTGGTGGCCTGGGCACCCACCGCTACCAGCTCATCGAGCTCGCTCTCCAGTCCGGTGAGAAACAACAGGGCAAACAGGCCGATCTGGGAGACCGCCTGCAGATTCGGGAAGGTCTCGGCGTAGATCTCCTGCACCTTTTCCGGTGAGAGATCGGCCAGAGAACTGAGCAAGCCCAAGCCCCAACTGCTGAGTTGGACCTGGGTTTCGGGCGGCACGATCAAATGCAGGCCGGAAACGCCAATCAGAACGCCAGCTACCAGCTCACCCAAAATTGTGGGCAGCTGCACCCGCACCATCAGCTCCGCCAGCAGCCTGGCCGCCACGAAGATCACCAGAAACTCGCCCACCGAAATCAGGGTTTCAGCAACTTCGGCTTGGTGACTGCCGATTTCAAGCAAAAGCGCAGGCAGAACCATGGAGAGGTGGGTGCGCGGTAGTGGGAGGCGCGACCTTAAAGCCGCCCGCGCCAAGGTGTTTGGACCCTGCTCTCTATTCGGGCGTGGGGAAGAGGTTTGGCAACCATCGCTACGGTCTGAATATTGATTTGATGACGCGGGCGATGGCAGAGCAACTGCAGCGTCTTGATGCCTGGTGGCGGGCCGCCAACTACTTAGCGGTGGGGATGATCTACCTGCAGGACAATCCCCTGCTGGCCGAACCGCTGCAGCCCGCTCACTTCAAAAGTCGGCTACTGGGGCACTGGGGCTCGAGCCCGGGTCAATCCTTCATCTGGGCCCATGCCAACCGGATGATCCGGTCCCACGACCTCGACATGATTTATCTGTCGGGCCCGGGCCATGGCGCCCCTGGGGTACTGGCACCCACCTACCTCGATGGCTCCTACAGCGAGATCTATCCCGAAAAGTCGACGGATGCTGCCGGCATGCAGCGCTTCCTTAAGCAGTTTTCCTTCCCCGGCCACATCGGTAGCCACTGCACCCCCGAAACCCCTGGCTCGATCCACGAGGGCGGCGAGCTCGGCTACGTGCTCTCCCACGCCTGCGGGGCGGTGTTCGACAACCCCAGCCTGATCGCCCTGGCCTGCGTCGGCGATGGCGAGGCGGAAACC
Encoded here:
- a CDS encoding methyltransferase family protein; amino-acid sequence: MPKFQPERWGLSWGGWLDNRHGEWWLLAQLALIAAHLLPPWPAPGAWGYAWPLPIALAGAVLLLLGLILAAQAFWGLGSSLTPLPDPIPGAPLVTSGAYGRCRHPLYQAVLLCSLGVSLALGSLLHLALLLALVAVLGGKARREERALELAHPDYATYRARTPAIIPRLPWLDWRAL
- a CDS encoding cation:proton antiporter, whose protein sequence is MVLPALLLEIGSHQAEVAETLISVGEFLVIFVAARLLAELMVRVQLPTILGELVAGVLIGVSGLHLIVPPETQVQLSSWGLGLLSSLADLSPEKVQEIYAETFPNLQAVSQIGLFALLFLTGLESELDELVAVGAQATTVAVTGVVLPFALGTAGLYYIFHVPLIPAIFAGAAMTATSIGITASVFGELKFLRTREGQTVIGAAVLDDILGIVILAVVVSLAGGEGFSVGPILKLVAAAGVFVAAALFLSRTAAPGFDWLLDQLKAPGEVVVAAFVVLSLCCFVAQAIGLEAALGAFAAGLILSSSKHTHAIQDTVKPLVALFATIFFVLIGTGMDLSVLNPFNPENREGLIVAAFLLTVAIAGKVATGWSYFSKEKTNRLVVGLGMMPRGEVGLIFLGLGTQAGLLTKPLEAAILLMVIGTTFLAPILLRLVLGGSAGGPDLDPLAEIPT